The following are from one region of the Novosphingobium aureum genome:
- a CDS encoding mechanosensitive ion channel family protein, which translates to MRGWLAPLELFEGTLTGAIAVLIGLCIVAGLANWLAKKLVIHPVERVIDRTPLRNEANDVRALVTHLANIVPAVIILQGVTVFAALPDTLVVVVRALAMAWIVLTIARALGDLLDLANDAYELKPEAASRPIKGYVQIGKILIYAAAALLIVAILIGQSPLILLSGLGAAAAVLMLVFRDTILSLVASVQLRSNDMIRVGDWIEMPQLNADGDVIDIALHTVKVQNFDKTVTSIPTAKLITESFRNWRHMREWGGRRIMRALPIDQTSAGFLTRAQWEELRRFAILRPYMAEKEAELEAWNAEHAGEEDEEGLHAVNRRRPTNLGTFRAYIAAYLKAHPRVADRGTLLVRQLDPTEKGLPLQVYCFTTTTDWGEYEAIQADIFDHLLAILPRFGLRLYQQPGGGDLAQGFAMLAARDAGPAPSSALPAAD; encoded by the coding sequence GTGCGGGGCTGGCTTGCCCCGCTCGAGCTGTTCGAAGGCACCCTGACCGGGGCCATCGCCGTGCTGATCGGCCTGTGCATCGTTGCCGGTCTGGCCAACTGGCTGGCCAAGAAGCTGGTGATCCATCCCGTCGAGCGCGTGATCGACCGCACCCCGCTGCGCAACGAGGCGAACGACGTGCGCGCGCTGGTGACGCACCTCGCCAACATCGTGCCGGCAGTGATCATCCTGCAGGGCGTCACCGTGTTCGCGGCGCTGCCCGATACGCTGGTGGTGGTGGTCCGGGCGCTGGCGATGGCGTGGATCGTGCTGACGATCGCCCGCGCGCTCGGCGACCTGCTCGATCTCGCCAACGATGCTTACGAGCTCAAGCCCGAGGCGGCGAGCCGGCCGATCAAGGGATATGTCCAGATCGGCAAGATCCTGATCTACGCCGCTGCGGCGCTGCTCATCGTGGCGATACTGATCGGTCAGTCGCCGCTGATCCTGCTCTCGGGTCTCGGTGCGGCTGCCGCGGTGCTGATGCTGGTGTTCCGCGACACGATCCTTTCGCTCGTCGCCTCGGTGCAGCTGCGTTCGAACGACATGATCCGGGTTGGCGACTGGATCGAGATGCCCCAGCTCAATGCCGATGGCGACGTGATCGACATCGCCTTGCACACGGTCAAGGTGCAGAACTTCGACAAGACCGTCACCTCGATCCCGACGGCCAAGCTGATCACCGAGTCCTTCCGCAACTGGCGCCACATGCGCGAGTGGGGCGGTCGGCGGATCATGCGTGCGCTGCCGATCGACCAGACGAGCGCGGGCTTTCTCACCCGCGCGCAGTGGGAAGAGCTGCGCCGCTTCGCGATCCTGCGGCCCTACATGGCCGAAAAGGAAGCCGAGCTGGAGGCCTGGAACGCCGAGCACGCGGGCGAGGAGGATGAGGAAGGGCTGCACGCGGTCAATCGCCGCCGCCCGACCAATCTGGGCACGTTCCGCGCCTACATCGCTGCCTATCTCAAGGCCCATCCCCGCGTCGCCGATCGCGGTACGCTGCTGGTACGCCAGCTCGATCCGACCGAGAAGGGCCTGCCGCTTCAGGTCTACTGCTTCACCACCACGACCGACTGGGGCGAATACGAGGCGATCCAAGCGGACATCTTCGATCATTTGCTCGCGATCCTGCCGCGCTTTGGCCTCAGGCTCTACCAGCAGCCGGGCGGCGGTGATCTCGCGCAGGGCTTTGCGATGCTGGCGGCCCGCGATGCCGGTCCGGCGCCATCGTCCGCGCTCCCCGCGGCGGACTGA
- a CDS encoding uracil-DNA glycosylase family protein, whose translation MAVPDRSRCSDPSRLQALLREIEACRLCREVLAHEPRPVVQAGAGARILVIGQAPGSKVHASGLAWDDDSGDRLREWTGLTKPEFYDPEQVAHMPSGFCYPGRASGGDLPPRPECAPLWHGRLRAELPEVRLTLLVGRYAQKRYLPRGFARTLTEAVERWGGAPAGVIPLPHPAWRSRLWMARHPWFESEVLPALRAAVRDALSNADP comes from the coding sequence ATGGCTGTTCCCGATCGATCCAGATGCTCCGATCCCTCCCGACTGCAGGCCTTGCTGCGCGAGATCGAGGCGTGTCGTCTTTGTCGCGAAGTACTCGCGCACGAGCCGCGGCCGGTGGTGCAGGCCGGCGCGGGCGCGCGTATACTGGTGATCGGCCAGGCACCGGGCAGCAAGGTCCACGCCAGTGGCCTCGCGTGGGACGACGATAGCGGCGACCGGCTTCGGGAATGGACCGGACTGACGAAGCCGGAATTCTATGATCCCGAACAGGTCGCGCATATGCCCAGTGGCTTTTGCTACCCCGGCCGTGCGAGCGGAGGTGATCTGCCGCCTCGGCCCGAGTGCGCGCCCTTGTGGCACGGGCGCCTGCGCGCCGAACTGCCAGAGGTACGCCTTACCTTGCTCGTGGGGCGGTATGCCCAGAAACGCTATCTGCCGCGCGGGTTCGCCCGCACGCTCACCGAGGCGGTGGAGCGCTGGGGCGGGGCTCCGGCAGGCGTGATCCCGCTGCCGCACCCGGCCTGGCGCAGCCGCCTGTGGATGGCGCGCCATCCTTGGTTCGAGAGCGAGGTCCTGCCCGCCTTGCGCGCCGCTGTGCGCGATGCGCTGAGCAACGCCGATCCATAG
- a CDS encoding HAD-IIB family hydrolase, with translation MKKIVAFDLDGTLALSKQPLTDEMAGLLAQLLTVAQVAVISGGDWPQFDKQVASRLPADADVSRLWMMPTSGAKLYLHKQGVWSPVYAELFTEEQKREILEAFDAALEATGFTPEQTWGERIEDRGSQITFSALGQQAPIEAKEVWDPDFAKRKVIQADLKQRLPGVSINLGGATSVDVTQPGVDKAWGLKRLAEHSGVAEAEMLFIGDAIFPGGNDYPAKAMGLDTVCVRDPADTANVIAAIIACQKAG, from the coding sequence ATGAAAAAGATCGTTGCGTTTGATCTCGACGGGACGCTGGCGCTGAGCAAGCAGCCGCTCACCGACGAGATGGCGGGGCTTCTCGCACAGCTTCTCACCGTGGCGCAGGTCGCCGTCATCTCGGGTGGCGACTGGCCGCAGTTCGACAAGCAGGTCGCCTCGCGCCTGCCGGCCGATGCCGACGTCTCGCGCCTGTGGATGATGCCGACCAGCGGGGCCAAGCTCTATCTTCACAAGCAGGGCGTCTGGTCGCCGGTCTATGCCGAACTGTTCACCGAGGAACAAAAGCGCGAAATCCTCGAGGCCTTCGACGCGGCGCTCGAGGCGACCGGCTTCACGCCCGAACAGACCTGGGGCGAACGGATCGAGGATCGCGGCAGCCAGATCACCTTTTCCGCGCTCGGCCAGCAGGCGCCGATCGAGGCCAAGGAAGTCTGGGACCCGGATTTCGCCAAGCGCAAGGTAATCCAGGCCGATCTCAAGCAGCGCCTGCCCGGCGTCTCGATCAACCTGGGCGGCGCAACTTCGGTCGACGTGACGCAGCCAGGCGTGGACAAGGCATGGGGCCTGAAGCGTCTGGCCGAGCATTCGGGCGTCGCGGAGGCCGAGATGCTGTTCATCGGCGATGCCATCTTTCCCGGCGGTAACGACTATCCGGCCAAGGCCATGGGTCTCGACACCGTGTGCGTGCGCGACCCGGCAGATACGGCCAATGTCATCGCGGCGATCATCGCCTGCCAGAAGGCGGGGTAA
- a CDS encoding NUDIX domain-containing protein gives MNLLDRLLPAPLHRVLIRLAHAARTQVWKLRRSSLDGVRVLALDPQGRVLLVRHSYGSDRWMPPGGGMKRGEDPVPTGARELLEETACTLHDGRLIAVSGEDLHGARNFVNVVAGHTRDTPVADRREIIEARFFALDALPEHMSPRLRSLVVDWLVEAGLAEREAGPV, from the coding sequence TTGAACCTGCTCGATCGCCTGCTTCCCGCGCCGCTGCACAGGGTGCTGATCCGCCTGGCGCACGCTGCGCGCACCCAGGTGTGGAAGCTGCGCCGTTCCAGCCTCGACGGTGTGCGGGTACTTGCGCTCGACCCGCAAGGGCGGGTGCTGCTGGTGCGCCATTCCTACGGTTCGGACAGGTGGATGCCGCCCGGCGGGGGCATGAAGCGCGGCGAGGACCCGGTGCCCACCGGCGCACGCGAATTGCTCGAGGAGACGGCCTGCACGCTCCACGATGGGCGCCTGATCGCGGTCAGCGGCGAGGACCTGCACGGCGCGCGTAACTTCGTGAACGTGGTTGCCGGCCATACCCGCGACACCCCCGTGGCCGATCGTCGCGAGATCATCGAGGCGCGCTTCTTTGCGCTCGACGCCTTGCCCGAACACATGTCGCCGCGCTTGCGCTCGCTGGTTGTCGACTGGCTCGTCGAGGCCGGTCTTGCCGAGCGCGAGGCGGGCCCGGTCTAG
- a CDS encoding 6-phosphogluconolactonase has protein sequence MPDIEIIENADNAAIAEWFGQRLVAALGVAPQVAITVPGGSTPFPIFDILAGMDLPWERISVWPGDDRIVEEDHAASNVGKIRARLEPVGARIVPLALDLEPPHFAIAWMGMGADGHIASLFPNTDPQIDDPQTVRRLTPDPLPPEAPFDRLTLTMPALRNSDEVMFVIRGEDKRAVLDAAIAGEHDLPIARFLKSATGKVTCFC, from the coding sequence ATGCCTGATATCGAGATCATCGAGAACGCCGACAATGCCGCCATTGCCGAGTGGTTCGGCCAGCGGCTGGTCGCAGCGCTCGGCGTCGCGCCGCAAGTTGCCATAACAGTGCCGGGCGGCTCCACCCCGTTCCCGATCTTCGACATCCTCGCCGGGATGGACCTGCCGTGGGAACGCATCAGCGTGTGGCCGGGCGACGACCGGATCGTCGAGGAGGACCATGCCGCGAGCAACGTCGGCAAGATCCGCGCCCGGCTCGAACCGGTCGGCGCAAGGATCGTCCCGCTCGCGCTGGACCTCGAGCCCCCGCACTTCGCCATCGCCTGGATGGGCATGGGGGCGGACGGACATATCGCCTCGCTGTTCCCCAACACCGATCCGCAGATCGATGACCCCCAGACGGTGCGTCGCCTGACCCCCGACCCGCTGCCGCCCGAGGCGCCGTTCGACCGGCTGACGCTCACCATGCCCGCGCTGCGCAACAGCGACGAGGTCATGTTCGTGATCCGCGGCGAGGACAAGCGCGCGGTGCTCGATGCCGCCATCGCCGGGGAGCACGACCTGCCCATCGCCCGCTTTCTCAAGTCGGCGACCGGCAAGGTCACCTGTTTCTGTTGA
- a CDS encoding glycoside hydrolase family 15 protein, with the protein MTASGQTKSETEVPLRSTPDCEGTAAGAEHSSLELWPIGNCQVNGLIDTRGALVWGCVPRVDGDPTFCALMRGDKGQDAGTWRFELENQVSVSQHYVRNTPILVTRLEDAGGGVVEVIDFCPRFERSGRTYRPVAYARIVKPVRGSPRLKVVLTPMSGYGAQIAEVTRGSNHIRYLVERNTLRLTTDAPVGYVLDERYFRLERPLHFFLGPDEPFNGNVEHELERMRELTDAYWGNWVRSLATPLDWQEAVIRAAITLKLCQHEETGAIVAALTTSIPEAPHSQRNWDYRYCWIRDAYYTVQALNHLGALDVLEKYLGYLRNIVDDAEGGAIQPLYAVSGAKEIIEWEAHNLCGYRGMGPVRVGNAAYYQIQNDCYGQIVLPSIQAFSDLRLVRMANREDFESLERVGEMAWKTHDQPDAGLWELRTRTAVHTYSSVMSWAACDRIANAAAHLGLNDREALWRERADTIRKNIEEGAWHELAGPDFDDGGAGGHYAASFGGDQLDASLLQMVELRFVEADDPRFKATLNAVQHTLRRGEHMLRYANEDDFGLPETAFNICTFWLIEALHRSGQDDEARRLFETMLSHRTKSGLLSEDMDFETGELWGNFPQTYSLVGIINCAGQLSRSWRDWR; encoded by the coding sequence ATGACGGCCAGCGGACAGACCAAGTCGGAAACCGAAGTCCCCTTACGCAGCACACCGGATTGCGAGGGGACAGCCGCCGGAGCCGAACATTCCTCCCTCGAATTGTGGCCCATCGGCAATTGCCAGGTGAACGGCCTGATCGATACGCGAGGCGCTCTGGTGTGGGGCTGCGTCCCTCGCGTCGACGGCGACCCGACGTTTTGCGCACTCATGCGCGGCGACAAGGGACAGGACGCGGGCACCTGGCGCTTCGAGCTCGAAAACCAGGTCTCTGTCAGCCAGCACTACGTACGCAATACCCCGATCCTGGTTACCCGGCTCGAGGATGCCGGGGGCGGCGTGGTCGAGGTCATCGACTTCTGCCCGCGCTTCGAGCGCTCGGGCCGCACCTATCGCCCGGTCGCATATGCGCGCATCGTCAAGCCCGTGCGCGGCTCGCCCCGGCTCAAGGTCGTGCTCACGCCGATGAGCGGCTATGGCGCGCAGATCGCCGAAGTCACTCGCGGCTCCAACCACATCCGCTATCTGGTCGAGCGCAACACGCTGCGCCTCACCACCGATGCCCCGGTCGGCTACGTGCTCGACGAGCGCTATTTCCGGCTCGAGCGCCCGCTGCACTTCTTCCTCGGCCCCGACGAGCCGTTCAATGGCAACGTCGAGCATGAACTGGAACGCATGCGCGAGCTGACCGATGCCTACTGGGGCAACTGGGTGCGCTCGCTCGCCACCCCGCTCGACTGGCAGGAGGCGGTGATCCGCGCGGCGATCACGCTCAAGCTGTGCCAGCATGAGGAAACCGGCGCGATCGTCGCTGCACTGACGACCTCGATCCCCGAAGCGCCGCACTCGCAGCGCAACTGGGACTACCGCTACTGCTGGATCCGCGACGCCTACTATACGGTGCAGGCCCTCAACCACCTCGGCGCACTCGACGTCCTCGAGAAGTACCTGGGCTACCTGCGCAATATCGTCGACGATGCCGAAGGCGGAGCCATCCAGCCGCTCTATGCGGTAAGCGGTGCCAAGGAAATCATCGAGTGGGAGGCGCACAACCTTTGCGGCTATCGCGGCATGGGCCCGGTGCGCGTGGGCAATGCCGCCTACTACCAGATCCAGAACGACTGCTACGGCCAGATCGTGCTGCCCTCGATACAGGCATTCTCGGACCTGCGTCTCGTGCGCATGGCCAATCGCGAGGACTTCGAAAGCCTCGAGCGCGTCGGCGAGATGGCATGGAAGACGCACGACCAGCCCGACGCGGGCCTGTGGGAACTGCGCACGCGCACGGCGGTGCACACTTACTCCAGCGTGATGAGCTGGGCGGCCTGCGATCGCATCGCCAATGCCGCTGCGCACCTCGGCCTGAACGATCGCGAGGCCCTGTGGCGCGAACGCGCCGACACCATCCGCAAGAACATCGAGGAAGGCGCATGGCACGAGCTTGCCGGCCCCGACTTTGACGACGGTGGCGCGGGCGGGCATTATGCCGCCTCGTTCGGCGGCGACCAGCTCGATGCCAGCTTGCTGCAGATGGTGGAACTGCGCTTCGTGGAAGCCGACGATCCGCGCTTCAAGGCAACGCTCAACGCGGTGCAGCACACCTTGCGGCGCGGCGAACACATGTTGCGCTATGCCAACGAGGACGATTTCGGGCTGCCCGAGACCGCCTTCAACATCTGCACTTTCTGGCTGATCGAGGCCCTGCACCGATCCGGCCAGGACGACGAGGCGCGCCGTCTGTTCGAGACGATGCTGTCGCACCGCACGAAGTCGGGCCTCCTGTCGGAGGACATGGACTTCGAGACCGGCGAGCTCTGGGGGAACTTCCCGCAGACCTATTCACTTGTCGGGATAATCAACTGCGCGGGCCAGCTGTCCCGCTCATGGCGCGACTGGCGCTGA
- a CDS encoding multidrug effflux MFS transporter produces MDSSQDTTGKFPMGQVEFVALMASMQALMALSIDVMLPALGAISKDLGVSDPNQRQLIIGVFMVFAGIGSLFPGALADRFGRRRVVLVAAFLYILFAFVCSIAGSFELLLVSRACLGFVTSTMMVMPMTILRDRYEGDMMARTQSLVATTFMVVPMIAPMVGQAVMLVAGWRWIFGVTCAMGVLVFIWVAMRLPETLDPDNRQEIRPKVIFGNMGLALREKSSLGYFLGAALVQAGLFGYLNSAQQLVGEQLGAGSLFPVLFGLMALIMAGTNFINARIVVAFGARRVSHAALLFFIVMGAVHWVVALSGRETLWMFIPLMTLSMCMLSFIAANFQAISLQPFARIAGAAASVMSFVRMVMGSLLGSAIGLAYDGSAVPITAAMTGFGLLALLLVLYSEQGRLFRRVNPPEYYRANKPQPPAPH; encoded by the coding sequence ATGGATTCCTCGCAAGACACTACCGGCAAGTTCCCCATGGGGCAGGTCGAATTCGTGGCGCTGATGGCCTCGATGCAGGCGCTCATGGCCTTGTCGATCGACGTCATGCTGCCAGCCCTGGGTGCCATTTCGAAAGACCTGGGCGTCTCCGATCCCAACCAGCGCCAGCTGATCATCGGCGTGTTCATGGTGTTCGCGGGCATCGGCTCGCTGTTCCCCGGAGCACTGGCGGACCGCTTTGGTCGCCGCCGCGTGGTGCTGGTCGCGGCCTTCCTCTACATCCTGTTCGCCTTCGTCTGCTCGATCGCGGGCAGTTTCGAGCTGCTGCTCGTCTCGCGCGCGTGCCTTGGCTTCGTGACCTCGACGATGATGGTCATGCCGATGACGATCCTGCGAGACCGATACGAGGGCGACATGATGGCCCGCACCCAGTCGCTTGTCGCAACGACCTTCATGGTCGTGCCGATGATCGCGCCGATGGTCGGGCAGGCGGTGATGCTGGTCGCCGGGTGGCGCTGGATCTTCGGGGTTACCTGCGCGATGGGCGTGCTGGTCTTCATCTGGGTGGCCATGCGCCTGCCCGAAACGCTCGATCCCGACAACAGGCAGGAAATCCGTCCCAAGGTCATCTTCGGCAACATGGGGCTTGCGCTGCGCGAAAAATCCTCGCTCGGCTATTTCCTCGGTGCAGCGCTCGTCCAAGCGGGTCTGTTCGGCTACCTCAACAGCGCGCAGCAGCTCGTCGGGGAGCAGCTCGGGGCGGGTTCGCTGTTCCCGGTCCTGTTCGGGCTCATGGCGCTGATCATGGCCGGGACCAACTTCATCAACGCGCGGATCGTCGTTGCCTTCGGTGCGCGGCGCGTATCGCACGCGGCGCTGCTGTTCTTCATCGTCATGGGGGCGGTGCACTGGGTAGTGGCGCTCAGCGGGCGGGAAACCTTGTGGATGTTCATTCCGCTGATGACGCTGTCGATGTGCATGCTCAGCTTCATCGCAGCGAACTTTCAGGCGATCTCGCTGCAGCCCTTCGCCCGCATTGCGGGTGCTGCGGCCTCGGTCATGTCCTTCGTGCGCATGGTGATGGGTTCGCTGCTGGGTTCGGCGATCGGGCTCGCCTACGATGGCAGCGCGGTGCCGATCACCGCAGCGATGACCGGCTTTGGCCTGCTGGCCCTGCTGCTGGTGCTCTATTCAGAGCAGGGACGTCTGTTCCGCCGGGTCAATCCGCCCGAATACTACCGCGCCAACAAGCCGCAGCCGCCCGCTCCGCACTGA
- the dinB gene encoding DNA polymerase IV, whose amino-acid sequence MSSHVGEDAPEADDEAGLRKIIHVDMDAFFASVEQRDDPELRGKPLAVGGTSGRGVVAAASYEARAFGVRSAMPTSRALRQCPDLILRKPRFEVYRAVSQQIRAIFLDYTPHVEPLSLDEAYLDVTADLKGIGSATRIAEQIRARIRQETGLTASAGVSYNKFLAKLASDQNKPDGLCVIRPGEGANFVAGLPVRRFHGVGPRGAEKMARLGIETGADLAARDLAFLRAHFGSFAEYLFRAARGVDLRQVRANRPRKSVGGERTFHENIEAPDALRETLDQIVEIVWERIERAQASGRTVTLKLRHADFTTLTRARSVSPRIADKAQFAAIGHALLEELMPLPQPVRLMGLTLSALEGTTKDEKPPGQQRADQLSLF is encoded by the coding sequence ATGTCTTCGCATGTCGGAGAAGATGCCCCCGAAGCAGACGACGAGGCGGGACTGCGCAAGATCATCCATGTCGACATGGATGCCTTCTTCGCCAGTGTGGAGCAGCGCGACGATCCCGAATTGCGCGGAAAACCGCTGGCAGTAGGCGGGACCTCGGGGCGCGGCGTGGTCGCTGCGGCCAGCTACGAGGCGCGCGCCTTCGGGGTGCGCTCGGCCATGCCGACCTCGCGCGCACTGCGCCAGTGCCCCGACCTGATCCTGCGCAAGCCCCGTTTCGAAGTCTACCGGGCGGTCAGCCAGCAAATCCGGGCGATCTTCCTCGACTATACCCCGCATGTCGAGCCGCTCTCGCTCGACGAGGCCTATCTCGACGTCACCGCCGACCTCAAGGGCATCGGCTCGGCCACGCGGATCGCCGAGCAGATCCGCGCGCGCATCCGACAGGAAACCGGCCTGACCGCGAGCGCCGGGGTTTCCTACAACAAGTTTCTCGCCAAGCTCGCCAGCGACCAGAACAAGCCCGACGGGCTATGCGTGATCCGCCCCGGAGAGGGCGCCAACTTCGTCGCAGGCCTGCCGGTGCGCCGCTTTCACGGCGTTGGCCCACGCGGCGCGGAAAAGATGGCGCGACTCGGCATCGAGACCGGCGCCGACCTCGCCGCGCGCGACCTCGCCTTCCTGCGCGCCCACTTCGGCAGCTTTGCCGAATACCTCTTTCGGGCCGCACGCGGCGTGGACCTGCGCCAGGTTCGCGCCAACCGACCGCGCAAGTCGGTCGGAGGCGAGCGCACCTTCCACGAGAACATCGAGGCGCCCGACGCCCTGCGCGAGACGCTCGATCAGATCGTCGAGATCGTCTGGGAGCGGATCGAGCGCGCGCAGGCGAGTGGGCGCACCGTCACGCTCAAGCTGCGCCATGCCGATTTCACCACGCTCACCCGGGCGCGCTCGGTCAGCCCGCGCATAGCCGACAAGGCGCAGTTCGCGGCAATCGGCCATGCGCTGCTCGAGGAACTCATGCCCCTGCCCCAGCCGGTCCGGCTAATGGGGCTGACGCTCTCGGCGCTGGAAGGCACGACCAAGGATGAAAAGCCCCCCGGGCAGCAAAGGGCAGACCAGCTCAGCCTGTTCTAG
- a CDS encoding Dps family protein, with translation MTAKDNVQGALIDSLNGLLADTFALYIKTKNFHWHVKGPQFRDLHLLFDEQAGQVQALIDDIAERVRKQGGKTLTSPDSIVAKTKIAAQDSTDLDAMAMVKELMEDNLAYVTRLREVKAAAGEAGDNATDGIVDDWTDQAEERAWFLREIIA, from the coding sequence ATGACCGCCAAGGACAACGTGCAGGGCGCCCTGATCGACAGCCTCAACGGGCTGCTTGCCGACACCTTCGCTCTCTACATCAAGACCAAGAACTTTCACTGGCACGTGAAGGGGCCGCAGTTTCGCGACCTTCACCTGCTGTTCGACGAGCAGGCCGGCCAGGTCCAGGCCCTCATCGACGACATTGCCGAGCGCGTGCGAAAGCAGGGCGGCAAGACCCTGACCAGCCCCGATTCGATCGTCGCCAAGACCAAGATCGCCGCACAGGATTCGACCGATCTCGATGCGATGGCCATGGTCAAGGAACTGATGGAAGACAATCTCGCCTACGTAACGCGGCTGCGCGAGGTCAAGGCAGCGGCTGGCGAGGCGGGCGACAACGCCACCGACGGTATCGTCGATGACTGGACCGACCAGGCCGAGGAACGCGCGTGGTTCCTGCGCGAGATTATCGCCTGA
- a CDS encoding lmo0937 family membrane protein yields the protein MLMTIVGILIVLWLLGFLVFKVTGALIHILLVLAVIVGLVQLFRGKRGL from the coding sequence ATGCTCATGACCATCGTCGGCATCCTCATCGTATTGTGGCTGCTCGGTTTTCTCGTCTTCAAGGTCACAGGTGCGCTGATCCACATCCTGCTGGTGCTCGCCGTGATCGTCGGCCTCGTCCAGCTGTTCCGCGGCAAGCGCGGCTTATAG
- the otsB gene encoding trehalose-phosphatase, producing MTDPSESPSPSEAAAQTGDLPRPPALRLSPQTALFLDFDGTLVEIADHPDEVIVPADLGAMLARLSCELDGRLAIVSGRSLAALETMLGPIDVAMAGSHGGEFRPAGSREVHPLADPLDDSVVERLSRFASDNGGLLVEPKPYSVAVHYRRHPEALEGLLACATAIAESDGLKLKHGKQVIELVMPGSDKGSAVTRFMQSDLFAGTEPMFLGDDVTDEDAFKEMARFAGCGVLVGPLRETAARWRLAGVDAVHDWLAEALATGASPASTHTDPETTPSNSRTEAGHNQ from the coding sequence ATGACCGATCCAAGCGAGAGTCCATCGCCGAGCGAAGCCGCCGCGCAAACGGGCGATCTTCCCCGGCCCCCTGCCCTGCGCCTCAGCCCGCAGACCGCCCTGTTTCTCGATTTCGACGGCACCCTCGTGGAAATCGCCGACCACCCCGACGAAGTGATCGTGCCGGCTGACCTCGGCGCCATGCTGGCGAGGCTTTCGTGCGAGCTCGACGGGCGCCTCGCGATCGTCAGCGGCCGCTCGCTTGCCGCACTGGAGACCATGCTCGGCCCGATCGACGTCGCCATGGCCGGCTCCCACGGGGGCGAGTTTCGCCCCGCCGGAAGCCGCGAGGTCCATCCGCTCGCCGATCCGCTCGACGACAGCGTGGTCGAACGGCTCTCCCGGTTCGCCAGCGACAACGGCGGCCTGCTTGTCGAGCCCAAGCCCTACTCGGTCGCGGTCCATTACCGGCGCCATCCCGAGGCACTCGAAGGTCTGCTCGCATGTGCGACCGCCATCGCCGAAAGCGATGGCCTCAAGCTCAAGCACGGCAAGCAGGTGATCGAACTGGTCATGCCCGGATCGGACAAGGGCTCGGCCGTTACACGGTTCATGCAATCCGACCTCTTCGCGGGTACCGAGCCGATGTTCCTGGGCGACGACGTGACCGACGAGGACGCCTTCAAGGAAATGGCACGCTTTGCCGGGTGCGGCGTGCTCGTCGGCCCACTGCGCGAGACCGCGGCGCGCTGGCGCCTTGCCGGAGTGGACGCAGTCCACGACTGGCTGGCCGAAGCCCTGGCCACCGGCGCCAGCCCGGCCTCGACGCACACGGACCCTGAAACGACCCCCAGCAACTCCCGGACGGAGGCAGGACACAACCAATGA